A stretch of DNA from Microlunatus sp. Gsoil 973:
GGGCTCGAGGCGGTCGCGGTGTCCGGCGCTGCACCGACCGCCGATGATCTTGCCGTCGTCTCCGACCTTCGGGGGTCCGGCGTCGTCGTCTGGGTCACCGACACCCAAGGTACGGTGACCGACAGGGTCGCCCTGACATGAGCGAATCCCCGCCGGCCTTCCGGTCCGGTTTCGCCTGCTTCGTCGGCCGACCCAACGCGGGCAAGTCGACGCTGACCAATGCCCTGGTCGGCAGCAAGATCGTCATCGCCTCGAGCAAGCCGCAGACCACTCGGCATGCGGTGCGCGGCATCGTCAACCGCGACGACGCCCAACTGGTGCTGATCGACACCCCGGGTCTGCACAAGCCGCGGACCCTGCTCGGCGAACGTCTCAACGATCTTGTCCGGGCCACCTGGTCCGAGGTCGACGTGATCGGCGTCTGCCTTCCGGCCAACCAGAAGATCGGTCCCGGTGACACCTTCCTGGTCAGCGAGATCGCCAGACTTCCCCAGCGGCCCAAGCTGGTGGCGGTGGCCACCAAATCCGACCTGGCCGCTCCCGACCGGATGGCCGAGCATGTGGCCCGAATCCAGGCGCTCGAGTCCGAGCTGTCCATCGAATGGGCCGAGATCGTACCGGTTTCGGCGGTCGGCGGTGATCAACTGCAGCTGCTGACCGACCTGCTGGTCGGCCTGTTGCCGTCCGGCCCGCAGCTGTATCCCGACGGCGAGATCTCCGACGAGCCGGAGGAACAGCTGGTCGCAGAGCTCATCCGGGAAGCGGCGCTGGAGGGCGTACGGGACGAGCTCCCGCATTCCATTGCGGTCGAGATCGACGAGATGCGGCTGCGTGCCGACCGTCCCGAGGACAAGCCGTTGCTGGACGTGTTCGCGTCGATGATCGTCGAGCGCGAGTCCCAGAAGGGCATCGTGATCGGCCACAAGGGGAGCCGGCTCAAGCAGGTCGGCCAGTCCGCCCGGAAGCAGATCCAGGCCATCCTGGGTACGCCGGTCTACCTCGACCTCAAGGTCAAGGTGCTCAAGGACTGGCAGCGTGACGCCAAACACCTGAACCGCCTCGGTTTCTGAGATCGCACCGGATTTCGGCCGAGGCGATCGTCCGGCAACGCGGGACGCGGCGAAGGTCGCCGCCTGCGGCGCATCAGCCCGCCGAACGGGGCCTCCCGGGGTCTGCGAGGATGACGGCCATGAGCGAGCGGATCTTCGAGTTGCGCACCTATGTCACCAACCCGGGGAAGCTCGCGGCACTGCATCGGCGGTTCCGCGAGCACACCCTCGGGTTGTTCGAACGGCACGGCATGGAGGTGGTCGGCTTCTTCACCCCCACAGAGGGTCCGGACGCGGAGCGTACGCTGATCTACCTGTTGGCATTTCCCGATCGGGCAACCGCGGATCAGGCCTGGCAGAACTTCCGGACCGACCCCGACTGGATCAAGGCCAAGGACGAGTCGGAGGTCGACGGTCCGCTGATGGAGCGCATCGAGTCGCAGTTCCTCGACCCCACCGACTACTCACCGGTCCGCTAGCTCGCCTCCTGGCACAGATCCCCGGGGATCATTCGTCCTTGTCGAGCACCTGCTGATAGGTGTCGAAGACCCGGGACAGCCGGTAGCCGATGGCCTCGTTGGCGTTGATCATGTAGCTGTTGTCGGCGTTGTTCCAGGTCTCGATCCGTTCGATCTGCGGTTCGGTCTCGGCCAGCCAGCGCATCATCTCCAGCTTGACCAGCGTGCCGAGGCGATGCCCGCGGTGATCACGATGGACCGCGGTGTCGTACTGCCAGCCGTAGGTCGGCTGGAGCGGCTGCACCATCATCACCGTGTGCCCGCCGATCTCACCGGTCTGCTTGTGCCGGGCGAAGACGCGATAGAGCTTCTCTCCCTTGCCCTGCGCCGCGGTCTCGAAATCGCGGAGCCGCTGCAGATCGAACTTCTCGTCCTCGAAGTCCAGGTCGCCCATCGGTGCGTCGTTGATCGCCGCCGTCACCGCGACCAACTGTTCCAGCACGGCGTCGTCGGTCGGCACCATGGTCCGGACCAGCTCGTAGTCGGCCGCCTTGACCTGCGCCTCCGCGTACAGCTTGTCGAGCTGATCATGATCAAGCTCTGCCGGGTACTGGAAACGGCGGGCGTCGTGGCTGGCGTAGGTGAATCCCTGGCTCCTCAGGAACGTCGCGGCGACCTCGTCGTCGTGGGCACACCCCGCCCAGACGGTGAACCGGCCCATCTCCCGGGCCCTCCGGAGCAACTCGGCGGCCATCGCCGTCCCGTGCCCCTGCCGGCGGTGATCCGGGTGGACCATCATCCCGACGCTGACCATGTGCAGATTGTCGCGCTGGGGCGCGTTCAGCCGGATCGACCCCACCGGTTCCGACCAGCCGTCGGGGTAGTACAGGTAGCGTTCGCCCGGTTCCAGGTCCCAGCCGTACTTCATGTTCCCGGCGACAAGCTCCGGAAGGGCCGGCGGCTCCTCCGGGTCGTCGACCGCATTGACGGCGTTGAACATGTCGGCGACAAGGGCGACGGCCGTCACGTCGTCCGGGCTCACCTGCTGATAAGGCATGGCGAAAGCCTGCCTTGCGACGGCCCCCC
This window harbors:
- the era gene encoding GTPase Era; translated protein: MSESPPAFRSGFACFVGRPNAGKSTLTNALVGSKIVIASSKPQTTRHAVRGIVNRDDAQLVLIDTPGLHKPRTLLGERLNDLVRATWSEVDVIGVCLPANQKIGPGDTFLVSEIARLPQRPKLVAVATKSDLAAPDRMAEHVARIQALESELSIEWAEIVPVSAVGGDQLQLLTDLLVGLLPSGPQLYPDGEISDEPEEQLVAELIREAALEGVRDELPHSIAVEIDEMRLRADRPEDKPLLDVFASMIVERESQKGIVIGHKGSRLKQVGQSARKQIQAILGTPVYLDLKVKVLKDWQRDAKHLNRLGF
- a CDS encoding NIPSNAP family protein: MSERIFELRTYVTNPGKLAALHRRFREHTLGLFERHGMEVVGFFTPTEGPDAERTLIYLLAFPDRATADQAWQNFRTDPDWIKAKDESEVDGPLMERIESQFLDPTDYSPVR
- a CDS encoding GNAT family N-acetyltransferase, with the protein product MPYQQVSPDDVTAVALVADMFNAVNAVDDPEEPPALPELVAGNMKYGWDLEPGERYLYYPDGWSEPVGSIRLNAPQRDNLHMVSVGMMVHPDHRRQGHGTAMAAELLRRAREMGRFTVWAGCAHDDEVAATFLRSQGFTYASHDARRFQYPAELDHDQLDKLYAEAQVKAADYELVRTMVPTDDAVLEQLVAVTAAINDAPMGDLDFEDEKFDLQRLRDFETAAQGKGEKLYRVFARHKQTGEIGGHTVMMVQPLQPTYGWQYDTAVHRDHRGHRLGTLVKLEMMRWLAETEPQIERIETWNNADNSYMINANEAIGYRLSRVFDTYQQVLDKDE